The following coding sequences lie in one Hydrogenophaga sp. PBL-H3 genomic window:
- the rlmN gene encoding 23S rRNA (adenine(2503)-C(2))-methyltransferase RlmN yields MTVNLLDFDLEGLAAWCEQLGEKRFRAVQLFRWIHQKGASDFTEMTDLARSLREKLPGACTITGLPVLSRQDSADGTIKWLFDVGGGNAVETVFIPEEDRGTLCISSQAGCAVGCRFCSTGHQGFSRNLTTGEILAQLWQAEFFLRKHLKRSERVITNVVMMGMGEPLQNYNALVPALRVMLDDHGYGLSRRRVTVSTSGVVPMMDRLAQDCPVALAVSLHAPNDALRSDLVPLNLKYPIAELLDACLRYLPAAPRDFITFEYCMLDGVNDQPHHAQALLALLKGHAGRGVPCKINLIPFNPFPSSGLLCSPRPVVQQFARILSEGGLVTTVRKTRGDDIDAACGQLAGDVLDRTNAASRLAKRRSAAEQPIRIVHKERQA; encoded by the coding sequence ATGACGGTCAACCTGCTCGACTTCGATCTTGAGGGTTTGGCCGCCTGGTGCGAGCAACTGGGCGAAAAGCGCTTTCGCGCCGTCCAGCTGTTTCGCTGGATCCATCAAAAAGGGGCGTCGGACTTCACAGAGATGACCGACCTCGCGCGCAGCCTGCGCGAGAAGCTACCCGGCGCCTGCACCATCACCGGCCTGCCCGTGCTCTCGCGCCAGGACTCGGCCGACGGCACCATCAAGTGGCTGTTCGATGTGGGTGGTGGCAACGCGGTCGAGACCGTGTTCATTCCCGAAGAAGACCGTGGCACCCTGTGCATCTCGTCTCAGGCCGGTTGCGCGGTGGGTTGCCGTTTCTGCTCCACCGGCCATCAGGGATTTTCACGCAACCTCACCACCGGCGAGATCCTCGCCCAGCTGTGGCAGGCCGAGTTCTTCCTGCGCAAGCACCTCAAACGCTCCGAGCGCGTGATCACCAACGTGGTCATGATGGGCATGGGTGAGCCCTTGCAGAACTACAACGCGTTGGTGCCGGCGCTGCGCGTGATGCTCGATGACCACGGCTATGGCTTGTCGCGCCGTCGCGTCACCGTGTCCACCTCGGGCGTGGTGCCCATGATGGACCGCTTGGCGCAGGATTGCCCCGTGGCGCTCGCTGTGTCGCTGCACGCGCCGAACGACGCTCTTCGCAGCGATCTGGTCCCGCTCAACCTGAAATACCCCATCGCGGAACTGCTCGATGCCTGCCTGCGTTATCTGCCCGCAGCACCGCGCGACTTCATCACCTTCGAGTACTGCATGCTCGATGGCGTGAACGATCAGCCGCACCATGCCCAGGCCTTGCTCGCGCTGCTCAAAGGCCATGCTGGCCGTGGTGTTCCGTGCAAGATCAACCTCATTCCCTTCAATCCCTTTCCGAGTTCGGGCCTGCTCTGTTCACCACGGCCGGTGGTGCAGCAATTCGCGCGCATTCTCAGCGAGGGTGGTTTGGTGACAACGGTGCGCAAGACGCGTGGCGACGACATCGACGCGGCCTGTGGTCAACTCGCTGGCGACGTACTGGATCGCACCAACGCAGCCAGTCGCCTCGCCAAACGCCGCAGCGCAGCCGAGCAACCCATACGCATCGTCCACAAGGAAAGGCAGGCATGA
- the pilW gene encoding type IV pilus biogenesis/stability protein PilW: MTSATRYPARFSGATVGLLAFVLCCLAILAGCAQTAAAPSASTLQEPITDSDEPEVRKRARIRIELAAGYFAEGQTTVALDEIKLALQADPTYAPAYALRGLVYMQLNNSALAEESFKRAIQLNPRDPDALHNYGWFECQAGRYAQSTDLFRRALASPVYGGQARSLLAMGICQIRAGQLAEAEASLARSYELDAGNPIVAYNLASLQFRRGEASKAQFTIRRLNNTDLANAETLWLGIKVERQLQNTQAMTQLAQQLSRRYPESAQWANYQRGAFNE, translated from the coding sequence ATGACTTCAGCCACTCGATACCCAGCCCGGTTTTCAGGCGCCACGGTGGGGTTGCTGGCGTTCGTGTTGTGTTGCCTGGCCATCTTGGCGGGTTGCGCTCAGACCGCCGCAGCGCCCAGTGCATCGACCTTGCAGGAACCGATCACCGATTCGGACGAGCCCGAGGTGCGCAAGCGGGCGCGCATCCGCATCGAACTCGCTGCTGGCTACTTCGCCGAGGGTCAGACCACCGTGGCGCTCGATGAAATCAAGCTCGCCCTGCAGGCCGATCCGACCTACGCCCCAGCCTATGCGCTGCGCGGTCTGGTTTACATGCAGCTGAACAACAGCGCGCTGGCCGAAGAGAGCTTCAAGCGCGCCATACAGCTCAACCCACGCGACCCGGATGCGCTGCACAACTATGGCTGGTTCGAGTGCCAGGCCGGGCGGTATGCGCAGTCCACCGACCTGTTTCGGCGTGCTCTGGCCAGTCCGGTGTACGGCGGTCAGGCCAGGTCGTTGTTGGCCATGGGCATCTGCCAGATCCGCGCCGGCCAGCTTGCAGAAGCCGAGGCCAGCCTGGCGCGCTCATACGAACTTGACGCGGGCAACCCGATCGTCGCCTACAACCTCGCGTCGCTGCAGTTTCGCCGAGGCGAGGCCAGCAAGGCGCAGTTCACCATTCGCCGGCTCAACAACACCGATCTGGCGAACGCCGAGACGCTTTGGTTGGGCATCAAGGTGGAACGCCAGCTGCAAAATACCCAGGCCATGACGCAACTCGCCCAACAACTGAGCCGGCGCTACCCGGAGTCTGCCCAGTGGGCGAACTACCAGCGGGGAGCTTTCAATGAGTGA
- a CDS encoding RodZ domain-containing protein, giving the protein MRPIRLKEAREAAGLHIAALAAALKVPVKKLEALEAGRYNELPDLTFARALASSACRQLKVDPAPILQQIPQGALPKLGQPGHTLNAPFNAGHDEVPFHPLSWLSRPALLAAIALLLGALVIVFLPRAEAPPAASSVSEVVPEPVRPAVPVVVQEPVGPGLQDAAGGAAPTPLTADPAAAPGGTTTAPAEPSTPPPEPAAAVSPGAPTQAASAQGSVLSIAATGESWVEVINGAGTVVTKRLLQSGDVVDFSAAPPYTVVLGKVDSARVSVRGKPFDTSPFARNNVARFEVK; this is encoded by the coding sequence TTGAGACCCATCCGCTTGAAGGAAGCGCGCGAAGCCGCCGGGCTGCACATTGCCGCGCTCGCCGCTGCCTTGAAGGTGCCGGTCAAGAAACTGGAGGCGCTCGAAGCGGGGCGCTACAACGAGTTGCCCGATCTCACCTTTGCCCGAGCCCTGGCGTCCAGTGCGTGCCGGCAACTCAAGGTCGATCCCGCGCCGATCCTGCAGCAGATTCCGCAAGGCGCATTGCCCAAGCTCGGGCAACCCGGTCACACTCTCAATGCACCGTTCAACGCCGGTCACGATGAGGTGCCCTTTCATCCCTTGAGTTGGCTGTCGCGCCCGGCGCTGCTGGCGGCCATTGCCTTGCTGCTGGGGGCGCTGGTGATCGTCTTTCTGCCGAGGGCCGAAGCCCCGCCTGCTGCGTCGAGCGTCTCCGAGGTTGTCCCCGAGCCGGTGCGTCCCGCAGTGCCTGTGGTCGTCCAGGAGCCAGTGGGTCCCGGTCTGCAGGATGCCGCAGGGGGCGCTGCTCCCACGCCGCTCACAGCCGACCCCGCAGCAGCCCCAGGGGGCACCACGACGGCACCGGCGGAACCCTCGACACCGCCGCCGGAACCTGCGGCGGCCGTCAGCCCTGGTGCGCCGACCCAGGCGGCTTCTGCCCAGGGCAGCGTGCTGAGCATTGCCGCAACCGGTGAGTCCTGGGTCGAGGTGATCAATGGCGCCGGCACGGTGGTGACCAAACGCCTGCTGCAGTCGGGTGACGTCGTCGATTTTTCTGCCGCACCGCCTTACACCGTGGTGCTGGGCAAGGTCGACTCCGCGCGGGTGAGCGTGCGAGGAAAACCGTTTGACACGTCGCCATTTGCGCGCAACAACGTGGCTCGATTCGAGGTGAAATGA
- the ispG gene encoding flavodoxin-dependent (E)-4-hydroxy-3-methylbut-2-enyl-diphosphate synthase codes for MDTVSPPSLASSNQPIALAAARSRRTRQGVVAWGNHRVTVGGDAPVRVQSMTNTDTADAVGTAIQVKELALAGSELVRITVNNDEAAKAVPYIREQLDRMGIDVPLIGDFHYNGHRLLTDHPACAEALSKYRINPGNVGRGDKGDRQFAQMVEMAARHDKAVRIGVNWGSLDQDLLARLMDENASRAQPWEARQVMYEALITSALDSARRAEEIGLNGNNIFLSCKVSAVQDLIAVYQALAQRCDYALHLGLTEAGMGTKGAVASAAALSVLLQQGIGDTIRISLTPQPGESRTQEVVIALEILQALGMRAFVPSVTACPGCGRTTSTTFQELAKQIDDYLRSSMPVWRVRYPGVENLKVAVMGCIVNGPGESKHADIGISLPGTGEAPAAPVFIDGQKALTLRGDDIVREFQVIVDNYIEKKFGVTA; via the coding sequence ATGGATACCGTGTCCCCACCTTCTTTGGCATCCAGCAACCAGCCGATCGCCCTGGCTGCGGCCCGCTCGCGCCGCACCCGACAAGGGGTGGTGGCCTGGGGCAATCACCGCGTGACGGTGGGGGGCGATGCGCCGGTGCGCGTGCAGTCCATGACCAACACCGACACCGCAGACGCCGTGGGCACCGCGATTCAGGTGAAGGAGCTCGCGTTGGCCGGCTCCGAGCTGGTGCGCATCACTGTCAACAACGACGAGGCCGCCAAGGCCGTGCCCTACATCCGTGAGCAGCTGGACCGCATGGGCATCGATGTGCCCCTGATCGGCGACTTTCATTACAACGGCCACCGCCTGCTCACCGACCACCCGGCCTGCGCCGAAGCGCTCTCCAAGTACCGCATCAACCCCGGCAACGTGGGCCGTGGCGACAAGGGTGACCGCCAGTTCGCTCAAATGGTGGAGATGGCCGCGCGCCACGACAAGGCTGTGCGCATCGGCGTGAACTGGGGCAGCCTGGATCAGGACCTGCTTGCGCGCCTGATGGACGAAAACGCCAGCCGAGCCCAGCCGTGGGAAGCGCGCCAGGTGATGTACGAGGCGCTGATCACGTCTGCGCTCGACTCGGCCAGGCGCGCCGAGGAAATAGGACTCAACGGCAACAACATTTTCCTGTCGTGCAAGGTGAGTGCCGTGCAGGATTTGATCGCGGTCTACCAGGCACTGGCGCAGCGCTGCGACTACGCGCTGCACCTGGGCCTGACCGAAGCCGGCATGGGTACCAAGGGTGCGGTGGCCTCTGCCGCTGCGCTCTCGGTGCTCCTGCAGCAAGGCATCGGTGACACCATCCGGATCTCGCTCACGCCGCAGCCGGGTGAGTCCCGCACGCAAGAGGTGGTGATTGCGCTGGAGATCCTGCAGGCGCTGGGCATGCGTGCCTTTGTGCCTTCGGTGACCGCGTGTCCCGGCTGCGGCCGCACCACCAGCACCACCTTTCAGGAATTGGCCAAGCAGATCGACGACTACCTGCGCAGCTCCATGCCGGTCTGGCGCGTCCGATACCCCGGCGTGGAAAACCTCAAGGTGGCCGTCATGGGCTGCATCGTCAACGGGCCCGGCGAGAGCAAGCACGCCGACATCGGCATCAGCCTGCCCGGCACCGGCGAGGCGCCGGCTGCGCCGGTGTTCATCGACGGACAAAAAGCACTGACCTTGCGCGGCGACGACATCGTGCGCGAGTTTCAGGTCATCGTGGACAACTACATCGAGAAGAAGTTCGGCGTTACCGCTTGA
- the hisS gene encoding histidine--tRNA ligase, with translation MAEKLNAVKGMNDIAPPASAHWEWLEDTLRRLMRRYGYRNLRTPIVEPTALFVRGLGEVTDIVEKEMYSFEDRLNGEQLTLRPENTAGVVRAALEHSLLYDGGKRLYYMGPMFRHERPQRGRYRQFHQFGAEALGFAGPDVDAELIVLACDLWAELGLTGIELEINSLGQPPERLAHRQALIAYLEAHADQLDEEAKRRLHSNPLRILDTKNPAMQALVNAAPRLMDHLGAESLDHFNRLRGLLDAHGIAYRINPRLVRGMDYYNLSVFEFVTTQLGSQGTVCAGGRYDGLFEQIGGKAAPAVGWALGMERILELLKEQGRLPEQPVPDAYAVVPDAAHVPQVMPVLRALRRQGVNVQMHAGGADGMGSMKSQFKKADASGARFALIFGEQELQQGSVALKPLRGPRPDGDSTHPELAQRLLSLNAVSDWAASLRGA, from the coding sequence ATGGCAGAAAAACTCAACGCCGTCAAAGGCATGAACGACATCGCCCCTCCCGCGTCAGCGCACTGGGAGTGGCTTGAAGACACCTTGCGCCGCCTGATGCGCCGCTACGGTTACCGCAACCTGCGCACGCCCATCGTGGAGCCCACAGCGCTCTTCGTGCGTGGCCTGGGCGAGGTTACCGACATCGTCGAGAAGGAGATGTATTCCTTCGAGGACCGGCTCAACGGTGAGCAGCTCACCCTGCGCCCGGAGAACACCGCCGGCGTGGTGCGCGCCGCGCTGGAGCACTCACTGCTGTACGACGGTGGCAAGCGCCTGTACTACATGGGCCCGATGTTCCGCCACGAGCGGCCGCAGCGTGGGCGCTACCGGCAGTTTCATCAGTTCGGCGCCGAGGCCCTTGGCTTTGCGGGGCCGGACGTGGACGCAGAGCTCATCGTGCTGGCCTGCGATCTCTGGGCCGAGCTGGGCCTGACCGGCATCGAGCTCGAAATCAACAGCCTGGGACAGCCACCCGAGCGACTGGCGCACCGCCAAGCCCTCATCGCTTACCTGGAGGCCCACGCTGACCAATTGGACGAAGAGGCAAAACGCCGCCTGCACAGCAACCCATTGCGCATCCTGGACACCAAGAACCCCGCGATGCAGGCGCTCGTGAATGCCGCGCCACGCTTGATGGACCATTTGGGTGCCGAGTCGCTCGACCACTTCAACCGCCTGCGCGGCCTGCTCGATGCGCACGGCATTGCCTACCGCATCAACCCGCGCCTGGTGCGTGGCATGGACTACTACAACCTTTCGGTGTTCGAGTTCGTCACCACACAGCTCGGATCACAAGGCACCGTGTGCGCCGGTGGCCGCTACGACGGCCTGTTCGAGCAGATCGGTGGCAAGGCTGCGCCCGCCGTGGGCTGGGCCCTGGGCATGGAGCGAATCCTGGAGTTGCTGAAAGAGCAGGGCAGGCTGCCCGAGCAGCCTGTACCCGATGCCTATGCGGTGGTGCCCGATGCGGCCCATGTGCCGCAGGTCATGCCGGTGTTGCGCGCGCTGCGCCGCCAGGGAGTGAACGTGCAGATGCATGCCGGTGGCGCCGACGGCATGGGGAGCATGAAGTCGCAATTCAAGAAGGCCGATGCCAGCGGCGCGCGCTTCGCGCTGATCTTTGGCGAACAAGAGTTGCAGCAAGGCAGCGTGGCCTTGAAACCGCTGCGCGGGCCTCGGCCCGACGGCGATTCAACACACCCGGAACTCGCGCAAAGGCTGCTGTCACTCAACGCCGTGTCCGATTGGGCGGCCAGTCTGCGCGGCGCCTGA
- a CDS encoding YfgM family protein produces the protein MAKHLDLEEQEQLDQIKHFWNQYGNLISWVLIVVFGAFAAWNGWNYWQRTQAAKAAALYDEVDRAAVAKDADRMQRALADMQAQFASTTFASQAALQAGKTLFDAGKLPEARAALAWAAEKSSDDSYKAVARLRLAALDIEAQAYDQALRMLEAPVPKSFEPLVADRRGDVLMAQGKADEAKVQYQTAWRGLSSRTEYRRLVEVKLASLGVDVASLTPTTEVVR, from the coding sequence ATGGCCAAACACCTCGACCTTGAAGAGCAGGAACAGCTCGACCAGATCAAACACTTCTGGAACCAATACGGCAACCTCATCAGCTGGGTGTTGATCGTGGTCTTCGGAGCTTTTGCTGCCTGGAACGGCTGGAACTATTGGCAGCGCACCCAGGCCGCCAAGGCCGCCGCCCTGTATGACGAAGTGGACCGTGCTGCCGTCGCCAAGGATGCTGATCGCATGCAACGTGCTTTGGCCGACATGCAGGCCCAGTTCGCCAGCACCACGTTTGCCAGCCAGGCGGCGCTGCAAGCCGGCAAGACGCTGTTCGATGCGGGCAAATTGCCCGAGGCGCGCGCAGCATTGGCCTGGGCCGCTGAAAAATCGTCCGACGACTCCTACAAGGCGGTGGCCCGCTTGCGGCTCGCCGCGCTGGACATCGAAGCCCAAGCCTATGACCAGGCCCTCAGGATGCTGGAAGCACCCGTTCCCAAGTCGTTCGAACCACTCGTGGCCGATCGCCGTGGTGACGTGTTGATGGCGCAGGGCAAGGCCGACGAAGCCAAGGTGCAGTACCAGACCGCATGGCGCGGCCTGAGCAGCCGCACCGAATACCGCCGCCTGGTGGAAGTAAAGCTTGCTTCGCTGGGCGTGGATGTGGCCAGCTTGACTCCAACAACCGAGGTGGTCCGTTGA
- the bamB gene encoding outer membrane protein assembly factor BamB encodes MGALVVAALTACSSGTKKPQPTELPPVAALMGTRAAWTAQVGAGTESTTPIVASGRVFVASTSGTVAALDGTTGQDIWRLNVGAPIAAGVGSDGQTAAVVTQSNQLVALANGREVWRVRLPARAFTAPLVTGARVFVLTADRTVTAFDAQNGARLWAQSRTSEPLVLSQSGALLAVGDTLVAGLSGRLVGFNPANGSVRWEAPVATSRGTNEVERLVDIVGPVSRIGDSVCARAYSAAVGCVDASRGTVVWSRAAQGTTGVHGDDRLLFGADSEGRFQAWQRSSGEPAWDIQRLKYRGLSAPLALGRVIAVGDNTGLVHLISREDGSEMTRLSTDGSPILAAPVLSGDALVVQTRNGGVYAWRPQ; translated from the coding sequence ATGGGCGCGCTGGTCGTCGCGGCCCTGACGGCCTGCTCCTCCGGCACCAAGAAGCCTCAGCCCACCGAGCTGCCGCCCGTGGCTGCGTTGATGGGCACCCGCGCGGCGTGGACAGCCCAAGTGGGCGCCGGCACAGAGTCGACCACGCCGATCGTGGCGTCGGGCCGCGTGTTTGTGGCGAGCACCTCCGGCACGGTGGCTGCGCTGGACGGCACCACCGGCCAGGACATCTGGCGCCTGAACGTGGGTGCGCCGATTGCTGCCGGCGTCGGCTCGGATGGTCAGACGGCCGCAGTGGTCACCCAGTCCAACCAGCTGGTGGCGCTCGCCAACGGTCGTGAGGTTTGGCGTGTGCGCCTGCCCGCGCGTGCATTCACGGCGCCGCTGGTGACCGGTGCACGCGTGTTCGTGCTCACGGCCGACCGCACCGTCACCGCGTTTGATGCCCAGAACGGCGCACGCCTGTGGGCCCAGTCCCGCACCAGCGAACCCCTGGTGCTGAGCCAGAGCGGCGCACTGCTGGCTGTGGGCGACACGCTCGTTGCAGGCCTTTCAGGTCGGCTCGTGGGTTTCAATCCTGCGAACGGTTCCGTGCGTTGGGAAGCGCCGGTGGCCACGTCGCGAGGCACCAACGAGGTGGAGCGGCTGGTGGACATCGTCGGGCCGGTGAGCAGGATCGGCGACAGCGTTTGCGCGCGCGCCTACTCAGCGGCCGTGGGCTGTGTCGATGCCAGCCGTGGCACCGTGGTGTGGTCACGCGCAGCGCAGGGCACCACCGGTGTTCATGGCGACGACCGCCTCTTATTTGGCGCCGACAGCGAAGGCCGATTCCAGGCTTGGCAGCGCAGCTCCGGTGAGCCTGCATGGGACATCCAGCGCCTCAAATACCGCGGCTTGAGTGCTCCACTGGCGCTGGGTCGCGTGATCGCCGTGGGCGACAACACTGGCCTGGTGCATCTGATCTCGCGCGAAGACGGCAGTGAAATGACCCGCCTGAGCACCGACGGCTCTCCGATCCTTGCCGCGCCTGTGCTCTCGGGTGACGCGCTCGTGGTGCAGACGCGCAACGGTGGCGTTTATGCCTGGCGCCCCCAATGA
- the der gene encoding ribosome biogenesis GTPase Der encodes MKPVIALVGRPNVGKSTLFNRLTSSRDAIVADFAGLTRDRHYGNGRLGAREYIVIDTGGFEPDATEGIYKEMAKQTRQAVAESDVVLFVVDARAGISAQDHEIASYLRRLGKPCVLVANKAEGMTQGLQLVEFFELGLGEVLPVSGAHGQGVRSMVELALERIPGLPPEDEEDEPAPAGVIRLAVAGRPNVGKSTLINAWLGEERLVAFDLPGTTRDAISVPFERNGQKFELIDTAGIRRKGRVFEAIEKFSVVKTLQAIENAHVVLLLLDATQGVTDQDAHIAGYILESGRAVVLAINKWDAVDAYQREQIERQIETRLAFLKFASMHMISAQKRQGLAPVWKSIIQAQASAMRKMSTPVLTRLLAEAVQFQAPTRGGMFRPKMRYAHQGGMNPPVIVIHGNSLEHVPDSYKRFLEGRFRKAFDLVGTPLRIEFKTSTNPFKE; translated from the coding sequence TTGAAACCCGTCATCGCCCTGGTGGGCCGCCCCAATGTGGGCAAGTCCACTCTGTTCAACCGCTTGACGAGTTCTCGCGATGCCATCGTGGCCGACTTCGCCGGCCTCACCCGCGATCGCCATTACGGCAACGGCCGACTCGGCGCCCGTGAGTACATCGTCATTGACACCGGCGGCTTTGAACCCGATGCCACCGAAGGCATCTACAAGGAGATGGCCAAGCAGACCCGCCAAGCCGTGGCTGAGTCCGACGTGGTGCTGTTCGTGGTTGACGCCCGTGCCGGCATCAGCGCACAAGACCACGAGATTGCCAGCTATTTGCGCCGCCTCGGCAAGCCCTGTGTGCTGGTGGCCAACAAGGCCGAAGGCATGACCCAAGGCCTGCAGCTCGTCGAGTTCTTTGAACTTGGTCTGGGGGAAGTGCTGCCAGTCTCGGGTGCACACGGTCAGGGCGTGCGCTCCATGGTCGAATTGGCGCTGGAGCGCATTCCCGGCCTGCCTCCGGAAGACGAGGAAGACGAGCCAGCGCCGGCCGGCGTGATTCGGCTGGCGGTTGCGGGCCGACCCAATGTCGGCAAATCGACCTTGATCAACGCCTGGCTGGGTGAAGAGCGTCTGGTCGCATTTGATCTGCCCGGCACCACACGCGACGCCATCTCCGTGCCGTTTGAGCGCAATGGCCAAAAATTCGAACTGATCGACACGGCCGGCATTCGCCGCAAGGGACGCGTATTTGAAGCCATCGAGAAGTTTTCGGTGGTGAAAACGTTGCAGGCCATCGAAAACGCCCACGTGGTGTTGTTGCTGCTTGATGCCACACAAGGTGTGACCGATCAGGATGCCCACATTGCGGGCTACATTCTGGAGAGTGGACGCGCCGTGGTGTTGGCCATCAACAAGTGGGATGCGGTGGATGCGTACCAGCGCGAGCAAATCGAGCGGCAAATCGAGACTCGACTGGCCTTCCTGAAGTTCGCCTCGATGCACATGATCTCGGCACAGAAACGCCAGGGGCTGGCGCCGGTCTGGAAATCGATCATTCAGGCCCAGGCTTCGGCCATGCGCAAGATGTCCACCCCCGTCCTCACCCGTTTGCTGGCCGAAGCAGTGCAGTTTCAGGCACCAACCCGTGGTGGAATGTTTCGCCCCAAGATGCGCTATGCGCACCAAGGTGGCATGAACCCGCCGGTGATCGTGATCCATGGCAATTCGCTGGAGCACGTGCCCGACTCGTACAAACGTTTTCTGGAAGGACGCTTTCGCAAGGCGTTCGATCTTGTGGGAACGCCTTTGCGGATTGAGTTCAAGACCTCGACCAATCCCTTCAAGGAATAG
- the hfq gene encoding RNA chaperone Hfq, which translates to MNTEHIVSNNKGQLLQDPFLNQLRREHVPVSIYLVNGIKLQGQIESFDQYVVLLRNTVTQMVYKHAISTIVPGRPVQFTAASADEPAAP; encoded by the coding sequence CTGAACACGGAGCATATCGTGAGCAATAACAAAGGCCAACTCTTGCAAGACCCATTCCTGAACCAGCTGCGCCGGGAACACGTTCCAGTGTCGATTTATCTGGTTAACGGCATCAAGTTGCAAGGGCAGATCGAGTCATTTGACCAGTACGTGGTCCTTCTGCGCAACACCGTTACCCAGATGGTCTACAAGCACGCCATCTCCACCATCGTTCCGGGTCGTCCGGTGCAGTTCACCGCAGCGTCTGCGGATGAGCCTGCCGCGCCTTGA
- the hflX gene encoding GTPase HflX, protein MGVDFGTPHFDAPLEELGLLAQTAGYIVADRVTCKRRAPDPALFVGSGKADEIKMLAQTKGASEVLFDQSLSPAQQRNLERHLGMPVNDRTLLILEIFAQRARSHEGKLQVELARLQYLSTRLVRRWSHLERQSGGIGMRGGPGETQIELDRRMIGDSIKRTKERLEKVKKQRATQRRQRERRDTFSISLVGYTNAGKSSLFNGLVKARAYAADQLFATLDTTTRQLYLGEAGRSVSLSDTVGFIRDLPHGLVDAFAATLQEAADADLLLHIVDASNPSHLEQIASVMGVLKDIGADQVPQILVFNKLDAMDEAHIPRLLSDQMELDGHTVSRIYVSAKTGEGLPALRALLAAQVNALKDGQGPMTPGAFPEMESPVS, encoded by the coding sequence GTGGGGGTGGATTTCGGCACGCCTCATTTTGATGCTCCTCTTGAGGAGCTGGGCCTGTTGGCCCAGACCGCAGGTTACATCGTGGCTGATCGTGTTACGTGCAAGAGGCGCGCCCCCGACCCGGCCTTGTTTGTCGGTTCCGGCAAGGCCGATGAAATCAAAATGTTGGCACAGACGAAAGGCGCTTCCGAGGTGCTGTTTGACCAATCTCTCAGCCCGGCGCAGCAGCGCAACCTTGAGCGTCATCTCGGCATGCCCGTCAATGACCGGACCTTGCTGATCCTGGAGATTTTTGCCCAGCGCGCGCGCAGCCATGAGGGCAAGTTGCAGGTTGAGTTGGCGAGATTGCAATACCTGTCGACCCGCCTGGTTCGGCGCTGGTCCCATCTGGAACGACAAAGTGGTGGCATCGGCATGCGCGGCGGTCCCGGTGAGACACAGATCGAGCTCGACCGCCGCATGATCGGAGACTCGATCAAGCGGACCAAAGAGCGTCTCGAGAAAGTGAAAAAGCAGCGGGCCACCCAGCGCCGCCAGCGCGAGCGCCGTGACACCTTCTCGATCTCGCTGGTGGGCTACACCAACGCAGGCAAGTCTTCCCTGTTCAACGGCTTGGTCAAGGCGCGTGCCTATGCTGCCGATCAATTGTTCGCCACGCTGGACACCACCACCCGCCAGCTTTATCTGGGCGAGGCTGGTCGGTCGGTGTCCCTGTCGGACACGGTGGGGTTCATTCGCGACCTGCCGCACGGCCTGGTTGATGCTTTCGCGGCCACTCTGCAAGAGGCGGCTGATGCCGACCTGCTGCTGCACATCGTGGATGCCTCCAACCCCTCTCATCTGGAACAGATCGCTTCCGTGATGGGAGTGCTCAAGGACATCGGTGCTGACCAGGTCCCTCAGATTCTGGTTTTCAACAAGCTGGATGCGATGGACGAAGCCCACATTCCGCGTCTCCTGAGTGATCAAATGGAACTGGACGGTCACACGGTGTCTCGAATCTACGTAAGTGCGAAAACAGGTGAGGGGTTGCCGGCCTTGCGGGCGCTTCTGGCGGCACAGGTCAACGCCCTCAAAGACGGGCAAGGCCCCATGACCCCCGGGGCGTTCCCTGAAATGGAAAGTCCGGTGTCCTGA